In Betta splendens chromosome 3, fBetSpl5.4, whole genome shotgun sequence, the genomic window CAAAATCATCCTCATAAAGACCTAATACTAGTTTCTCAAAAAGCAAACAGGACAGGTTCACTTCACCAGtgacacattaaaacaaaaagtcACATTAACAAAGAactacagtagtacagtagtttaatgaaataaagctcataatatagtaatattataatatccatccatccattttccaagccgcttattccaatatgcggggtcgcgggggtgctggagcctaacccagctggctatgggcgagaggcagggtacaccccgACAGGTCGCCAGTTCATCACAGGgctacacagagacagacaaccacgcacacacacacaatcacacctacgggcaataggggaagccagagaacccggagagaacccacgcaaacacagggagaacgtgcaaactccacacagaaaggcaccagggccgcctccgggaatcaaacccagaaccttcttgctgtgaggcgacggtgctacccacagCACCACCGTGAACCAATGAAGCAGGTGCTTGACCTGCTTCATTGACCTGAATGGGCTACGTGCCATACTACACCCTTCTTGACTGATTAGGGAGGTATCTGTTGAGTATGTGCACTTTGCTCTACTTGCATTGTTGTCACAGTGACATTCTTCCATTACTGCCTTTCAGCTGTCACTTAAAATACCTTGTGATTTTCTAGCCTACTACCAGACCTTCTGCAGTGAGGTACTTTGGGTAATTTGGGGTTTCAGATGTTGCTGGGTGCAGCTGCTCTGGACATGAAAGTTGTCTAAAGTTATGTCTTAAAAGGCTCTTCTCATCCAGAAGTCGTGGTTGTTGGTCATCCAGGTGAATTCTGAGTCAAGGCATCTTGCTTTTGTTTCCCTACCCATCAACATACTTTCATTATCAGAGAAAAGTTGGTTGGAGGCAGCAAAGGTCATTCCCAGCTGAACAGGCTTTTAGGAGAAGGTGAACATTGAAAACCCTCAGGGTCACTACACACAAGAGAGTCCAATATCAATACTGTGAGTGCatctactgtaaaacacaatcTGATTTCAGGGGAAAACTGTTTTCTGCTGTACTTCCTTACAGTGAATCCAGCAACATCACAGCTAAACATCACTGTGAGACCTGTTTGATCTGAAGAGGTCTGACTTCTGACCTCCACATATGGGTAGAGGTCATATATATAAGCTCAGGGGACATACATATAAGGTCAGAAATCTGAAAGCTGCAACAGCGTAAAAGCAAACCGCCTTAAGCTTCCgctttgtgttctgtgtttggaAGTTTAAGAAGTAGCTCTGAGGAAAAACAGGGCAAAATCTAATTCAATAAACCATCTGTGATTTTGCTCATGAGAAGCCCTGAACTCAAACGCAAGCACAACAGTTTCATTAGACCTtcaacattatttattattacactgATCATTTTGTTATGAAATGCTGCTTTCATCTCATGTCTACTTCCttaaattatataattaatcTTAATGACTTGGTTTGACTAACTTAACTATTGTGTCACCTTTGTTACGTGTAAGATCATTAGTGCTATTGTAGCTTTTTAATAAGGAAACATTTCTTGACCCCATAAAACCAGTTTAGCTGTCCTACTTTTCTGAGCATCATGTTCATTATTACGCAGTACAACCTGATTGGTGTCAGCTGACAAACAGGTTGATACTATATAAGGATGTTGCAGGTGGATGTGAAcatcagagacacagacagagacgtcTGGCATCATGGCTTCCACACTGgtgcttctgcttcagctgctcctggtcTCGATGGTGTCTGCACAGAATTTCTTTGGGGAAAGCTCGATTTTCACCTACAAAGGAAAAACCGCTGACGGATCAGTTATTGTAAGACCTGCAACTTTCATATACAACATTATTTTCAAAAAGATCAGGAACGTTCTTAGAACTTTGTGGAGTGATGTAACGTCTGTATTTTCACTGTAGGTGAGCTTTCGCAGCAGGGCCAccttcagcagctgtcagtcccTCAGCTGGAGTTGTTCTGAGGGAAACTGTGGCTCTACCTCCACACCTCAGAGAGGTGTAATCGACAGGAGCGCGAAAGCTCCAGAAAACGGCAGTGAGTGgtgtgaaactgaaactgtCACCACAACCACCGTGGGGGATCAACCTTTCCAGCTGAGGTATGTTCAACTCATTCATTTAACCTTGTTCGTGCTGAAGCGGCATTTGGTTTTGTAGCATGATGTTGTTAATAAACCGTTTGTTGTGATGAAAGTTGAGGTTGTTGGCAACTGTACTTTGAGATTGTTCTTCCCACACAACCATCAGGGCGTCTGGCTGCTGTTGGAGCTCATCATCTGGATCCCATGATCCCTGGAGTCTACTGACACACGTGGATCTGGGGACAAGATCTGACACCAATCAACCAAACACCTCACCAAAAGTTGCCGTTCTGCCTCTGCTTCGGTAAGTCTGATACTTTACCTCACCTCTGGACGAACGTCCCCTGACAGCCTGAAaattaaaaggcaaaaaataCTTTGGAACAAATCTGCATGAACAGTTgtaaatttctttttttataatgtGATGAATGATGATGCTGTCTTTCCAGAGTTCCTCAGAACTGCCCACGGAGGTACCGTCTGATTTCCTCTGATCCTGATGGTGACAGGGTTCGATGCAGGTATGTCCAACACGGAGAGGATGGCCGTCATCCAGGCTTCACCTTAGATCAGGTTGGTTGACACATCTTTTCTACTGTTCATTTATTGTCTGATCCCATGTGTCACTCACTGTAACTACTTAATGATTATAGGACTCTTGCACATTAGACTATCACTACATCAACAGCACCAGACGAGAAAATGAATTtgagctggtggtggtggatttccCAAAACAACAGACCACTTTGACCTATTTAGATGGATCCCAGTCGATCAGGGATCCACTGACCataagaaaaaagagaaacgcCCCAACACAACAATCTTCCCAGGCAGCCACAACTGCAACCCCATCTACCACAACAAGAACACCAACTACtatcaaaaaaacaacacagaccatTACAACTCCTACcccaacaagaacaaaaactgATACAACTACCAAAACAACACCAACTACAACTACtatcacaacaacagcaacaactaccacaacaacaccaacaactaccacaacaagaccaacaactaccacaacaactaccacaacacCAACAATGACTACTACCACAACACCAACTACAACTACTACCATAACAAtaccaacaactacaactacaacaacaacagaagcaccaaACACCACAACTACAACAAAAGCACCAACAACCACGACTACAACAGAAGCACCAACAACCACGACTACAACAGAAGCACCAACAACCACGACTACAACAGaagcaccaacaaccacaactacaacagaagcaccaacaaccacgactacaacagaagcaccaacaactacaactacaacagacacaacaaccacaacagaagcaccaacaacaacaacaactacaacagacacaacaaccacaacggaagcaccaacaaccacaacggaagcaccaacaaccacaactacaacggaagcaccaacaaccacaacagaaacaccaacaactacaacgGAAGCACCAACAACCACGACTACAACGGAAGCACCAACAACCACTACTACAACAGAAGCACCAACAACCACTACTACAACAGaagcaccaacaaccacaaccacaacagaagcaccaacaaccacaacagaagcaccaacaaccacaacagaagcaccaacaaccacaaccacaactacaacgGAACCAACAACCACAGCTACAACGgaaccaacaaccacaactgaagcaccaacaaccacaactacaacggaaccaacaaccacaactacaacagaaccaacaaccacaactgaagcaccaacaaccacaaccacagcagaagcaacaaccacaactgaagcaccaacaaccacaactacaacagaagcaacaaccacaagtgaagcaccaacaaccacaactacaacagaagcaacaaccacaactgaagcaccaacaaccacaactacaacagaagcaacatccacaacagaagcatcaacaACTACAAGtacaacagaagcaacaaccacaagtacaacagaagcaacaacaaaTACAACTACAATCGAAGCAACATccacaacagaagcaacaacaaccacaactacaaccgaagcaacaaccacaagtacaacagaagcaacaaccacaactgaagcaccaacaaccacaactacaacagaagcaacatccacaacagaagcaacaacaaccacaactacaacagaagcaacaaccacaagtacaactgaagcaacaacaaccacaactacaacagaagcaacaacaaccacaactacaacagaggcaacaaccacaacagaagcccaaacaaccacaacagaagccccaacaaccacaacagaagccccaacaaccacaactacaacagaagcaacaaccacaacagaagccccaacaaccacaacagaagccccaacaaccacaacagaagccccaacaaccacaactacaacagaatcaacaacaaccacaacagaaccaacaacaacatCTACTAccgcaacaacaacagaagaaccaacaaccacaactacatccacaacaaccacaactattaccacaacaacaaaaccaacCACATCTACTACACCAGTTTCCTTTTTCAGTAAACTTCCTTTGCACTTTTTTGTACTCGGTGAGTCATTTATGTAACAACAATTTTAATGACACTGTCCACAGCAAATTACACTAGGCGGTGTAGCAGTGTTGTCTCTGAGGTATAACTAGTATATAAATATGCCTGgtattttaaatata contains:
- the LOC129603865 gene encoding uncharacterized protein LOC129603865, with protein sequence MASTLVLLLQLLLVSMVSAQNFFGESSIFTYKGKTADGSVIVSFRSRATFSSCQSLSWSCSEGNCGSTSTPQRGVIDRSAKAPENGSEWCETETVTTTTVGDQPFQLRASGCCWSSSSGSHDPWSLLTHVDLGTRSDTNQPNTSPKVAVLPLLRVPQNCPRRYRLISSDPDGDRVRCRYVQHGEDGRHPGFTLDQDSCTLDYHYINSTRRENEFELVVVDFPKQQTTLTYLDGSQSIRDPLTIRKKRNAPTQQSSQAATTATPSTTTRTPTTIKKTTQTITTPTPTRTKTDTTTKTTPTTTTITTTATTTTTTPTTTTTRPTTTTTTTTTPTMTTTTTPTTTTTITIPTTTTTTTTEAPNTTTTTKAPTTTTTTEAPTTTTTTEAPTTTTTTEAPTTTTTTEAPTTTTTTEAPTTTTTTDTTTTTEAPTTTTTTTDTTTTTEAPTTTTEAPTTTTTTEAPTTTTETPTTTTEAPTTTTTTEAPTTTTTTEAPTTTTTTEAPTTTTTTEAPTTTTEAPTTTTEAPTTTTTTTTEPTTTATTEPTTTTEAPTTTTTTEPTTTTTTEPTTTTEAPTTTTTAEATTTTEAPTTTTTTEATTTSEAPTTTTTTEATTTTEAPTTTTTTEATSTTEASTTTSTTEATTTSTTEATTNTTTIEATSTTEATTTTTTTEATTTSTTEATTTTEAPTTTTTTEATSTTEATTTTTTTEATTTSTTEATTTTTTTEATTTTTTTEATTTTEAQTTTTEAPTTTTEAPTTTTTTEATTTTEAPTTTTEAPTTTTEAPTTTTTTESTTTTTEPTTTSTTATTTEEPTTTTTSTTTTTITTTTKPTTSTTPVSFFSKLPLHFFVLVDDPAPSCEDGDYLPDLVDPTPENGAVIQAVVGRELEIRVKAKALNSEINNLIISGPRNIHKHKTTHDEFIIRWTPTPDEVDDQYPVCFAVESVAGSHVYQSQMRCVLVGVKKREIKTNVICKESTMIVEIEKASLSGISEDHLQLSDSSNTLCSLQRHSNRTHIVGVIPLNACGTKIEEDEEHLLFKNEIITVDNVRDVVTRKDHLEVKFYCQYPKRGNITLSFKAHRPAVTVWDKGLGTFTYHFEFYSSERFRKMIDPSLYPLEFETGSRMFIEIEANTSAQNTELFVESCRAAPYDNPDSQPTYSIIENGCNVDQTIRTYSSDRREFKFSLEAFKFIGLQNQVYISCSVLMCEAGNHNTRCSQGCIRSQEPHHHRKREAGIQSEAHFISQGPLRFKRSVELSRHTVTNLNVNLLFGAGCLLAAVGMICGVVIYRSKMTGFKYQPLPTFEN